The sequence TTCCATAATAAAATTTGCTTGTTGTACATTAGGagaacatatttcatttttagccAGTTATAAAATCTGGAGTAGTTGATATGGGTCAGCCTCATTCCTTTGGGAATTATACGAGTCATCGGGTCAGGTTAGCCTATTATTTTGATGGGCCAAAAAACAATCAGTCCAATTTATTatgggataattgtatataattgcaaactaataatttaaaataaatagaatagcAACGGTTTGATTtgattgtgctccatagcaaacgttagccaaagtttgtcagtcgcctctctcccaaaaatctcgctcgccactctccctctgctcgcctctctcgctttatacacaaaagtgtataaattgtatttctgttttgtataaagcgagagaaaattgtatatacacatgcaaaaacatatatattcgtgctatacacttaattatacaatttttacaaacattttacttcaattcaattgtagacaaatgcaaattttatacaaatattgaagctaaaaaggccaacgaactatacaattgcgaattatacaattgcagtgaaatacaattttctctcgctttatacaacagaagtgtatatatattttatgtttgctatacatatattttacttcaattcaattataggcaaagcaaattttatacaaatattgcagcgaaataggcagcgaattatacaattgtgcattatacaattgcagcgaaataggatAGTGAAtcatacaattgcagcgaaataggccagcgaattatacaatttaggcagcgaattatacaattttatgtttgctatggagcgcaattatgcaaactttgctacagcatacaaatataaattttttgtttgctatatgtgaaagttgcccatttATTAATACACAGATTGTGGATTATGTAGGGCCGActcattctttaaaaaaaaggaaaaagaatcaaaaatatctttcaacttTGGTTTATTGTTTAACTTTACCCTCGccgttaaaataaaattaaatttacccTTTCtcgttaaaataaagttaaatttacCCCTTCctgttaaaataaaattaaatttacccCTCATTTGACAGAATCCCCAAAATTAACCTAAATTGACCcaattatccttttttttaaaaaaaaaacaaactattttctatttttaatccGATAACCCGACCCCTTTAAGAAATAATCTGATTAACCTAATACCATATACCCATTTCCATTTATCCATTCCCACTCATTAAAGAACAAATCTGTAAACTTTTCAGTTCAAAATTCAATCCTCATAATATTACTATATGCCCCTGTCTGAACCTAATGAATTTTTCAATAACTCATTAAGAAATTCTTGAggtaaaaattaataaagaagaacaaagtgtaaaaaataaaaaattaaaccttTTGAGGCAAAAGTTACTAACACACACTCAATTCGTATACCCTTTTGGATTTTATCAACATCATCCTCATTGGAACATGAAAGACCAAAGATTGAATCTTTGAGGCAAAAACTTAAAACTACTAATCAACTCTAATACCCAAAATCTCTCATCTTGCAGCTATGTTGTTGTCTCTGTCTTCGatcccatttttctttttcaaacaaCTACTGATTTTTCTACTTACAACCTCCCATCCTTTATTAATGCATTTCATCGTTCTtctgaatatatatttaaaaataaaaaacaatggAGGAAGGAGAAATGAAGAACAATCGAGGAGAAGTTAATgggttatatgaaaatttgagAGAATGGGGTAAAAGAGAAATGGGTTATCCTCTAAAAGGTTGGGGCATTGGGttaaaaataggaaatataggttttttgaaaaaattcgGATAATTGGGGTCAATTTTGAGGATTCCGTTTAATGAGGGGTAATTATGGTGAAATTAATAACGAAAGgtaaatttaactttattttaacgaGAAGGgataaatttaactttattttaatggctaaaataaaattaaacaataaccAAAGTTGAGAAgcatttttgacccttttcccttaaaataaatatatattctatatgatttaaatttaaattttaaaatgtaacataaatattttagagATAACTACAGTTCACTGATAATGGATATGAAAGTTAaactttcaattcatttttagaaaaatacttatttttcttgatataattatatattatttatatttaaataaaaataataaaaagaatattatatacttactccatttaaaaaagaattaccttattttctttttagtctgtttaaaaaaaatcaccccTTTCTTTTTTGgacaacactttaactttaactttccacataacatgtttaagaccacaaaattaaatgacatttgatatatttaacataactttaattcaaaattacaagattaaaaagtcttctttcttttcttaaactccgttctaAGTCAAATTAAGTCATCCTTTTTTAAACGGATGGAGTAATAACTTAGATTCTGAATTAAGTATAGAAGTTTGTTTAGGAATCTTATTTGGCTTACCTTTATAAGGATTTTTTCATGGCTTTCTTTGTCCTCATTATTTTCACCATACTTCTTCATAAACACCATTGAAGCAGTTTGAGACATTAATCAATTGTAAGTTTTgctcatatttattttttagaatttagagtaataattattttttctgttttaaaaagaatgatcacctttcctttttagtttgtttaaaaaataatgacattttttttgtaacaatttttcacatgacatgtttaagccACAAAATTGTGAgataattttgtacatttgacataactttaatttagaatcacacaatcaagaatcttttttatttttctgaaaCTCCatatcaagtcaaactagaccatTTTTTGTGAAACGGAAGAAGTATTACTTATTAAGTCTTCTTCACAAGAAAAAGTGTTTGGATACGTGTTTCTAATATTGTGGACAACATTTTCTCTTCTTAGTTCATTAAATCAACATTACCAATTAATTAAAAGCAAACTTTGATCCCTATACCAGTATATATACTCTAatttaaataatacttaaagttgatagtataaaaaatatttgaatgtcatTTCTAGAGAAATAAACtttagaattttaaaatgtgtttactataataaaaagaaaaagagaagatggaataattattataaaattgtaaaaatataagtacttcaaaaaataagttaatggtgTAATTTTCTTATGCACTatcaatatattataattaatttcaatatgaGATTACTTTTTAGAGATTAACTTATATCCACTAATGGTGGACAAAAAGAATTACACTATCAACTCATTTTTAGAAAtacttatttcttttaatttagttattatattttcatatttaaagaTTAATGATTCTTTTagcttatcttttttttaaagacgCTCTATAAATTtaagaatgttttaaaataacgttcaaatattttttatactatcGACTTTGAGTATTACTTAAATAAATTGGAGTACatatgaatatatatggatcaaaatttattttcaattaattttggcATTGTCAAGAAAATGAACTAAGAAGAGAAAAGTTAAAGCAGTGGAAGCATCTATCCAAAAACTTTTTCATGTTAGAAAGAAAGACTTAATAagttatgaataatttttttttatgagatCAGTTAaactagattttttttataaaaaagtaaaaacttatcattaattattgtCTCAAATTGCTTCAATGGTGTTGATGGGGAATGAGGTAAAAATAATGAGTACAGGATAACACTGCAAAAAATCTTCTTATCTTTGACAATCGAGAAGAATCCTAAACAAACTCATACAATTAATTTAAAGTTCAAGTTATCatataatacttttattagtattattattttaatattaataataagtaatatttttaaaaaaaaaaagaatttcaaaaataagctaataattatgtaatttattttgtcaACGGTCAGTGAATATAGGTTAATCTCTATTTTTTATTGCCGGTCGGAAGTTGTCAGCTTGCTCATCTATTTCCAGATCAAggtaaagtttttttttatttctatttttggaTAGTTATCGATATATATCATTCAACCATTTAATTTGCTAGTCCATTTCCAAAATAAGGTAAagttttttatctttatttttagatagttatcatttatcaatatatatcatttaatcatcaaaattcatatgATTCGACCATTTAGTTTACCAAACATGGCAGAGGCATACAGTATATATACACTTGGCTGTATCGTCGTATTCAGACTATTAGCCGCTGGAAACAATGGGTTCATTTTCATTGGGTATTTTCATCATTGAACCATAAAAATGCAAGCTAAATTTTCATATGGGCATTGGAGGATTCAAGTGaagattcaaatattttaattaaatcccCTGTTGGCCAGAACAGAatctattaatttatatataatagacAAATATTTAGATATGAGAAATCCACAAATTTCACATTGTAAGAGTAACTTCTTATAAATTAGAGCTGGCATAATTATTCCTATCTTTAATTctttaattcaagaaaaaatgATCTTAATAATAGGAGTGCTTACCCATAAATGTTGTTAGAATAGATATTCAATTTTAGCGGTGGTTTAGCAATAATTATCATctaataaatcattttattaataacCCACCTACTTATAAGATATGAGATTAAAATAACTTTGgtctttgaattattttattatccTTGTTTTAGTCCTTGTACAATTCAAATAAgaattttaacatttaattgtCCCCAGGAACTTTTAAGTACTCCCTCCGTCTCACTTTATATGTCGTCTATTCTATAAATAATTGGAGCACAATACTCGTGattgtataaaatttatacataaattttcatattttgccTATTATACCCTTGATcgaataatcaattaatattgtcatttattaataaagttgacttaagaaaacattaaagaaGGATAGAATGGTAAAATTATATCATTTCTTAATGCAAGTGCAAAGTAAAAAAGTGACATAAAATGACACGGAGGGGCATAATCATTATTGtcaataaatagaaaaataaatagagaagAAATTAATTCAAGGTTCTTTACTAAGATTTTACTCGATTTTTAAATACCTAATCATACTAATTATCATAATTAAGACTTAAGGGGTTTAGTGTTGTTCCCAAATACACACGCAAATATACGTGATCACAAAAAGAATAAATGATGGTTCAGAATCGACTTGtcgataacaaaaaaattataattagtttatatttATTCTAATAATTGTAGAAATTTAAAGACTGTTTTCAGTTATTTTTGTTTACTGCCATCAGTGCATCTAAAACAGGCCCAATCGATCTTGGGCTGGCGCCTGGTGTGCTGGGGCGCTACGCCAGACCTTCTACTCATGCAATTTTGTCGTCCTTGCGTATAAATATAATCaactatataataaatttttataagaaTGAGCgagatttaatatatatatgtatgaagaataatatttgatatatatattttgtaaaacttttttatatatataatataattttttgacgaAGAATATTCGATTGGTCACTCTAGATTACTACGTTATTGGTGTCATTTGTTCATTGAATTGATATAAACACTACTTGTAGATAAATTTTACCGAATTCTCGTATGTAGGAAGCAAATATATTCTTGTTGTAGCATCCCACAGTTTGTGTTATGCAAtgatcaatttcaaatttttaagtaaattcCAATTAATCTTTTCTCCACTACTTGAAGGCTAGAGTTTCGagatattataatttgaaaaacatgATCATGAGACAACGTATTAACACAAAAGCCAAAATCACtagtttttcattaaaatataattaaactaTAGTTCCCACCTAATAAATACCAACCAAAAAACTCtatccaaaattaaaaattttaaaaaaatccataCAATTCCCTTTATAAGAAATCAATGTACATTAATTTACAGGCCTTaaacaatgatgactattaaaAAGGATCATACAATATTTGACTATGAACGTGCGTCCATGCACTTCTTACCAAATGCTAAACTCTTCTATTAATCTTGAATTTGTCTATAAAAAAGACTAAACGTTAgacttaataatataaatttagtaaaaatcaaAACCACAAAGACTTGGTATAGCCTTCCAAaaaacacacaaacacacacacaatgGCACTCACAAAGTCAAAATCATATACACTTTCTCTCATATTTCTCTCCATATTCCTCCTCTACCTAACTCTAACTTGCAAATTAAGACCAAAAAATCATGATATTCCAATCTCAAACCTAGAAAAACCAACTTTTAGACAAAATATTGTTATGCCCATGGAACATTTCACTAGTAAACCTCAATGGTTTCAACTTTTACAAGACGAAATCAAGGATAAATCAACACTAAAAATTGGCCTAGTCAACCTTGATGATGTCTCGTTTTTCGACTACGTTGGATTGCACGGGGCGAAAAATATGGAGACGTTGGATGTAAAATTCCCTAAGGTTTCGAATAAAATTAAGTGGAAAGACTTATTTCCAGAATGGATTGATGAAAAAGAGGTATCAGCCAAGCCTACTTGCCCAGAAATCCCAATGCCAGTGTTCGACAAGTACGATGAATTGGATGTGATCATTGCAAAGGTTCCATGTAAGCACGTAGGGATGGATGTTTCTAGGGATGTTTTTAGGTTACAAGTTAACTTAGTGGTAGCTAACTTGTTGGTAAAGATTGGTGGTTTGAATAAAAATCGACCCGTTTACGCGGTGTTTATAGGCGATTGTGGGCCCATGTGGGAGATTTTCCGATGTGAAGACATGTTGTTGCATGAAGAGAATTTATGGGTTTATAAACCTGAGTTAATAAGGCTGAAGCAAAAAATTCTCATGCCTGTTGGTAGTTGTCAGCTTGCTCCTCCATTTCCAGAACAAGGTAAATTTGTACTCTATTTTTTTTCGAAATTAAATTTTACTAgattaacaaatattaaatgTACCTTACATGACACATTTTTGTCAAAATCAATGAGTACTAACAACTAATCAAAGGGAAAAACAAACAGAGAGAGCTTTTGTCATATTTTAAATACCGTCGTTACATAGAAATTAAGCTTTTGTCAAAATTCTATACAGAACAAGAATCTTGGAAGAGTTACCCGGTATCAGCACTGGACAAAACGTTCCACAAACCAAGAGAGGCATATGTGACAGTTATACATTCCTCAGAAGCTTATGTTTGTGGAGCAATAGCTTTAGCACAAAGCATTATTCTAACCAACTCAACAAGAGACCTTGTTCTACTAGCAGATGACTCAATTTCACCAAAATCTCTTCATGGTCTCAGAGCAGCAGGatggaaaatcaagaaaatcaaaagaataaGAAGTCCACATGCCCCAAAAAACGCGTACAACGAATGGAATTACAGCAAGCTAAGGATATGGCAACTCATAGAATATGACAAAGTCATATTCATCGATTCAGATTTCGTTGTTTTCAGAAACATTGATCACTTCTTTTCGTATCCAGAACTATCAGCCGCTGGAAACGATGGTTACATTTTCAATTCAGGTGTTATGATCATTGAACCATCAAAATGCAAGTTTCAAACTTTAATGAACAAAAGGTTTGAAGTAGATTCTTATAATGGGGGCGATCAAGGTTTTCTAAATGAAATGTTTGTGTGGTGGCATAGATGGCCTACTAAGCTAAATACACTCAAGATATT comes from Solanum pennellii chromosome 1, SPENNV200 and encodes:
- the LOC107030984 gene encoding putative UDP-glucuronate:xylan alpha-glucuronosyltransferase 4, with product MALTKSKSYTLSLIFLSIFLLYLTLTCKLRPKNHDIPISNLEKPTFRQNIVMPMEHFTSKPQWFQLLQDEIKDKSTLKIGLVNLDDVSFFDYVGLHGAKNMETLDVKFPKVSNKIKWKDLFPEWIDEKEVSAKPTCPEIPMPVFDKYDELDVIIAKVPCKHVGMDVSRDVFRLQVNLVVANLLVKIGGLNKNRPVYAVFIGDCGPMWEIFRCEDMLLHEENLWVYKPELIRLKQKILMPVGSCQLAPPFPEQEQESWKSYPVSALDKTFHKPREAYVTVIHSSEAYVCGAIALAQSIILTNSTRDLVLLADDSISPKSLHGLRAAGWKIKKIKRIRSPHAPKNAYNEWNYSKLRIWQLIEYDKVIFIDSDFVVFRNIDHFFSYPELSAAGNDGYIFNSGVMIIEPSKCKFQTLMNKRFEVDSYNGGDQGFLNEMFVWWHRWPTKLNTLKIFVNSNHRHLPDDSYTVHYLGLKPWLCYEDYDCNWDKMESQIFASDSAHGRWWKVYKKMSMELREYCALTPQMDARIVKWRRKAKKANFSDGHWRIQVKDPRKLSN